A region from the Halococcus salifodinae DSM 8989 genome encodes:
- a CDS encoding lysylphosphatidylglycerol synthase transmembrane domain-containing protein: MVDSGQVRTTVIGFLGAIIAFAIAIWIIGPHEIYSALTVNQPVILIAIVGVAACWLTAWGLSLRVVLDALDAPIPISTAVLVFASATFANNVTPFGQAGGEPVSALLISRASNREYETGLAAIASVDALNFVPSIGLALIGLGYFATTLTFNTDLTLAAGAVGAFALALVAIAVLGWRYRHRVERGAVAILTPLIRRVVTALPQVSPPEAESLEGRIEEFFAAIERVATSPRKLGLALLFSTIGWIGLATSLWLSLYALGYTVPLAVVLVAIPAGAMASITPLPGGLGGVAAVLGALVAGTTGGISIATVTAAVLIHRGATYVLPTMVGGGVAAVLVDQ, from the coding sequence ATGGTTGATAGCGGGCAGGTTCGAACCACGGTAATCGGGTTTCTCGGTGCCATCATAGCCTTCGCTATTGCGATCTGGATCATTGGTCCTCACGAAATCTACAGCGCCCTCACCGTGAACCAACCGGTAATCCTCATCGCGATCGTCGGTGTCGCAGCCTGCTGGCTTACTGCGTGGGGTCTCTCCCTTCGGGTCGTATTGGATGCTCTCGATGCACCCATCCCAATTTCGACAGCTGTCTTGGTCTTCGCCAGCGCGACGTTCGCGAATAATGTCACGCCGTTCGGCCAGGCCGGTGGCGAACCCGTGAGTGCGTTGCTCATCTCTCGCGCCTCGAATCGCGAATACGAGACGGGACTCGCAGCCATCGCCAGCGTTGACGCGTTGAACTTCGTCCCTTCAATCGGACTCGCACTGATTGGATTGGGATACTTCGCCACGACGCTTACGTTCAACACAGACCTCACGCTGGCAGCTGGAGCAGTGGGTGCGTTCGCGCTGGCGCTTGTAGCCATCGCTGTTCTCGGGTGGCGATACCGACACCGAGTCGAGCGGGGTGCCGTCGCTATCCTGACGCCACTCATTCGGCGAGTCGTCACAGCACTCCCGCAGGTCTCACCACCGGAAGCCGAGTCACTGGAAGGACGTATCGAGGAGTTCTTCGCAGCGATCGAGCGGGTCGCAACCAGCCCACGAAAGCTCGGACTGGCATTGCTATTCTCGACGATCGGGTGGATAGGACTGGCGACATCGCTATGGCTCTCATTGTACGCGCTGGGATACACTGTTCCACTGGCAGTAGTGTTGGTCGCTATCCCGGCGGGTGCAATGGCGAGCATCACTCCCCTACCGGGAGGCCTCGGTGGTGTGGCAGCCGTGTTGGGCGCGCTCGTCGCTGGCACAACGGGTGGAATCTCGATAGCCACCGTGACGGCCGCTGTTCTCATCCATCGCGGAGCGACCTACGTGCTGCCAACGATGGTCGGGGGCGGAGTCGCCGCAGTACTCGTCGACCAGTAA
- a CDS encoding plastocyanin/azurin family copper-binding protein yields MKRREFLLAAGAVAGGTAASDTAAAQQGNASGNGNQSGGGNQTSGNATSGGNMTGRNATGGNQTGGQSPSGGGPTKQVAVGPGGSLTFEPAQVTIAPGTTVRWSWESDNHNIVPNSQPGGSNWQGTSGPSSKTYNTGHTYSHTFSTTGTYEYYCQPHRSAGMTGSVTVQQGGASSGGGEEEPNPEEMGVPFQAHFVGIATILMMVVSVIYTFFTLKYGESPHAKGGNN; encoded by the coding sequence ATGAAGCGGCGGGAGTTTCTGCTGGCAGCAGGTGCCGTGGCCGGCGGCACTGCGGCCAGCGACACGGCTGCCGCACAGCAGGGCAACGCCTCCGGGAATGGGAATCAGTCTGGAGGCGGGAATCAGACCAGCGGCAACGCCACCAGTGGTGGCAACATGACCGGCAGGAATGCAACTGGCGGGAACCAGACTGGTGGTCAGTCACCGTCAGGCGGTGGCCCCACGAAGCAGGTGGCAGTGGGGCCAGGTGGCAGCCTCACCTTCGAACCAGCACAGGTCACGATCGCACCGGGGACGACAGTACGGTGGTCGTGGGAGTCGGACAATCACAACATCGTTCCCAACAGCCAGCCTGGGGGATCAAACTGGCAAGGCACCAGCGGACCGTCCTCAAAAACATACAACACTGGCCACACTTATTCTCACACGTTTTCCACGACAGGCACCTACGAATACTACTGTCAGCCACACCGGAGTGCAGGCATGACTGGCTCCGTCACGGTTCAACAAGGCGGTGCGAGTAGTGGGGGCGGCGAGGAGGAACCCAATCCCGAAGAAATGGGAGTACCGTTCCAAGCCCACTTTGTTGGTATCGCTACCATCCTCATGATGGTGGTCTCGGTGATCTACACGTTTTTCACCCTGAAGTACGGCGAATCACCGCACGCGAAGGGAGGCAACAACTGA